Genomic segment of Arachis stenosperma cultivar V10309 chromosome 4, arast.V10309.gnm1.PFL2, whole genome shotgun sequence:
GTTCCAAGAAGACAATCCGATCTATAAATAACTTGCATTTTTGCGACAAAGAACTGCACTCATTCATTTCATGCTCAAAGATTATCTCATAAAAAATACATCCAATCAAAAAGGAACCCCAACCTCCAGTTTCACTTTAATTACTATAGTTCCTTAGACAATTTAAGCTAAGCTGTTTTGTGTTATGTTGAGCTTAGAAGGTAAGACTTTAATTTGCACCTTTACCCAAAGCAGTGTTGTGTTGTGTTCCACTACTTGAACTATCTTATGTGTGTGGTTGAGGCTATACTATAAATTACATTCTAGCATAAGCTATATGCCTTTTGTTAAACTTGTGTTAATTATTACTATCACTCTAGCATAAGCTAGCACTACtactaattatattaataataggAATCATAGGCAAAATATGAATGTACCTGTGAAACTTGTTGAGTAGGGAACATTCCAGCCAATTGTATTGGAATTTTACCTCCTTCCTTAGAAGCAATATAGGATACTAGCGCTTGCAATTGCGCTTTAACAGTATCCAACTCCTCTTGCACATTTAGACCACAAGTAGATGATGTGCCAACATCATTTGAAGAACCTAAATTCATTTGACTAATCCTTGTGGTGTTGTTCTTGAAAGCAATTGTTGGAACAGCTCCCATACCTAAACCTCGAACACGGCCAGGGTGCTCTTTCCCAAAAACTACTCCAAGAGCATCAAGTGGAGAATTAACAGTTAATTCCATCGGTTGTTGGCTGCTATGTGCTTCAATCTTCTCctacatatataaaaagaaagagaaagaataaaaaaatagtattatcttataaaaaagaaagaaaaagaaatacaaaCAAGTTACTTATTGGACTTTAGTCTTACCGCTATTTCTTTAGCCTTTTCATTAACATAACTTCCATCTATTTTCTTGTGAGTGATGTCCCACATTTGAACTCTATTAACTTCTTTTCCTGTCTCTTCCGTCTAAAATTTAAGAAAAGTAGAAAGACTTGATAAACAAATAGCAGCCTAATAACTTAGATTAGATATGTAGAAAATTAAGAGATGATGCATGCATTATATTTGAGATAGATTAGATATGCATGTATTAATTGATTACCAATTCAGCCCTTCTTCTTGCAATTGATTTAGCACCTGAAGTATGAGGAATTATTTGTTTTTGCCGAATTTCTTGATTCCTCTTACAAAGTTTCTGCAAGTTGAATTTGGACACACATAAGAATAGGGTAAAAATGTGCATTAACCACAGCAATATTCCTCTTACTAAATTCTGTAAATTTATAGCAATATTCACTTCTGCATGTTAACCgcaagaaccatcatctttcaAAACTGACTTAAATAGGGTAAAAATGTGCACTAACCACAGCAATTTAGGACTAAAATAAACAGAGAATGTACCACTATTTAAGACTGTCCCGCAGCCAATAGTTCAATTGTAAAAATAAAGATCAGAACATCTGGCAACTCTAGAGACACCCAGAAATCAAAATCACTCTTCAACAACATTGACTACTTCatattcaattatatatattcaaCAACATTAACTAGGAGAGTAAGTACTTACCTGAGTTTCAGGCTTCAAACGATATTCTACGAATAAAGCCCATTGATCAGGAGCAATATCTTCTGGTGCATTATTTATGATCTCGGTTTTACTCAACCTCGGATCATAAAAATCATTCCAAAGCTTTATCCTATGTTCCCTCCATTTTTTGCCAAGCGATTGGAGCAAAAATCGTTTGGCCAAGTTATCACTCACTTTGAAGCAAAATCGAGCCTTCAATATTATAACaaagaatatatattataacCGGCAAATATAACTAAATAATGGCAAAGAAATAAGCTTTAGAGTTTGAGTAATCTTCTTACTAGGAAAAAAATATTccattgattttcaaaaaagcTTGTTGGAATGTCTGACCACTTGTCAAAACTAATTGGAAATGCAACACAATCAGTGGCCAATTGCCCACAAACTCCTGCAAGGAGTCCAGCTGCTTCTCCTATTGCTGCATAATCTTTATCAAAATTGACAACTATGCGCAAACCTTCTGGCAAATTATGCACATCCTTCACTAATAAATGAAGACGTGTACTATCTCCGTGTTCATCTAAAATAGACGAACGAGTATAAATAAATGAGTATCAAACCAGGCCAGAAAAGCTATAACAGTGATCTGTATCAATcacataaattattattttcttgtcAATTACTCAGAAAAGCTATAACGGTTATGTACACTCTATGTATtcaaattttcttctttaaacATTCTATGTGAAGTTTTCAAACATAGGTGCTTAACAAAGAAAACATATACAGGTGAAGGATTATGGGGAAACAAAAAGAATAGATTCAcgaagaaacaaaataaaaaaataaaatacattataaaaataaaggaaaactTCATGAAGAAACTTAAGTAACCATGAATAAAATCCAACTTCTATGGCATATCCATACagcacaatatcaatgaaaatgtaatttaatttatagttAATAAAACATCTATACATACCTATGGCATCAACAGTCCAATAATGTTTAGATTTACGTCCACGTTTACGTTTAGGTTCGGATGGATGCTCAGATATAGTTGCAGCAACTGATGATGGCTCAGAAGAATTTGAAGCTGCCGACTTGTCCCGGGAGGAACTTGCAGCTGCTGCCGACTTGTCTTGAGAGGAACTTGAAGCTGCCGACTTGTCCCGAAAGGAACTTGCAGCTGCTGCCGACTTGTCCCGAGAGGAACTTGCAGCTGCTGACTTATCCCG
This window contains:
- the LOC130974969 gene encoding uncharacterized protein LOC130974969, which encodes MPKQKRYKNLLKAAAAAANSSQDKSTAAANTSQVKSAAAANSSWNKSAASNSSRDKSAAASSSRDKSAAAASSFRDKSAASSSSQDKSAAAASSSRDKSAASNSSEPSSVAATISEHPSEPKRKRGRKSKHYWTVDAIDEHGDSTRLHLLVKDVHNLPEGLRIVVNFDKDYAAIGEAAGLLAGVCGQLATDCVAFPISFDKWSDIPTSFFENQWNIFFLARFCFKVSDNLAKRFLLQSLGKKWREHRIKLWNDFYDPRLSKTEIINNAPEDIAPDQWALFVEYRLKPETQKLCKRNQEIRQKQIIPHTSGAKSIARRRAELTEETGKEVNRVQMWDITHKKIDGSYVNEKAKEIAEKIEAHSSQQPMELTVNSPLDALGVVFGKEHPGRVRGLGMGAVPTIAFKNNTTRISQMNLGSSNDVGTSSTCGLNVQEELDTVKAQLQALVSYIASKEGGKIPIQLAGMFPTQQVSQRLDQESEIPSPKELGSRSSGASNKEA